Proteins from a genomic interval of Bradyrhizobium sp. CCBAU 53340:
- a CDS encoding LysR substrate-binding domain-containing protein, which produces MASRRLPPLHAVRAFEAAARHLSITRAADELNVTVGAVSRHVRALEVRMGTALFLRGSRGLILTSAGKAFADSAREALDRIADAAEGLHLRQFRRLSVGVYGFFLSRFLLPMWPALKAAHPELEIDLHTSANPVDLLASRYDAVIAVSDGEPRAGLVTRPLLPIATVPVCSPALLKNGTLDFTSVPLLHNRPRPDDWRRWLDHAQLTKVPVRGGSSFENLGLAIEAAAAGLGAAIAIESLLDTDLAQLDLVRAHPLVRPTRRHFVLEYEQRMADEPAVAAFSNWLCNACKLQGSKKAAAKKSTRKDSPG; this is translated from the coding sequence ATGGCTTCACGACGACTTCCTCCGCTTCACGCCGTGCGGGCATTCGAGGCGGCTGCCCGACATCTGTCGATCACGCGCGCCGCAGACGAGTTGAACGTGACGGTCGGTGCCGTCAGCCGGCATGTCCGTGCGCTCGAGGTGCGCATGGGCACGGCGTTGTTCCTGCGTGGATCGCGCGGCCTCATCTTGACCTCGGCGGGTAAAGCCTTCGCCGATTCCGCGCGTGAAGCGCTGGACCGCATTGCAGATGCGGCCGAAGGCCTGCACCTGCGGCAATTCAGGCGGCTATCGGTCGGCGTCTACGGGTTCTTCCTGTCACGCTTTCTCCTGCCGATGTGGCCGGCGCTCAAGGCGGCACATCCCGAGCTGGAGATCGATCTGCATACCAGCGCGAACCCCGTGGACCTTCTCGCCAGCCGCTACGACGCCGTCATCGCGGTATCGGATGGCGAGCCGAGGGCTGGTCTCGTCACCCGGCCTTTGCTCCCGATCGCCACCGTGCCGGTGTGCTCGCCAGCCCTGCTGAAGAACGGCACGCTGGATTTCACGTCCGTTCCGCTGCTGCACAACAGGCCGCGACCGGATGACTGGCGGCGCTGGCTCGACCATGCGCAGCTCACCAAGGTGCCTGTTCGCGGGGGGAGCAGTTTCGAAAACCTCGGCCTTGCCATCGAGGCTGCAGCCGCCGGTCTCGGCGCCGCCATTGCGATCGAGAGCTTGCTCGATACAGATCTCGCGCAGCTCGATCTCGTCAGGGCGCATCCTCTCGTCCGACCGACGCGGCGTCACTTCGTGCTCGAATACGAGCAGCGCATGGCAGACGAGCCGGCCGTCGCCGCGTTTTCCAATTGGCTGTGTAACGCCTGCAAGCTGCAGGGCAGCAAGAAAGCAGCTGCCAAGAAGTCCACGCGAAAGGATTCGCCCGGCTGA
- a CDS encoding tripartite tricarboxylate transporter substrate binding protein: MIVENRAGAGANVGADFVAKAPADGYTLLFGTSGPLAINVSLYTKLSYDPIKSFDPIIMIGKMPNVLSVHPSVPAQNVQDLIAYAKANPGKLSFSSSGNGASTHLAGVMFNAAAGTDILHVPYRGGAPAINDLVGGQVQMSFADIFVSAPHIKAGILRALGVTTIERTPVLPDVPTFDEQGLKGFDVSVFFGVVAPKGVPEPIIEKLNAAFVATMNDSSIKPILDAQGIIPASSNSPAYLRKFMAQEIPKWRDVINSIALRIE; encoded by the coding sequence GTGATTGTCGAAAACCGGGCCGGCGCCGGCGCCAACGTCGGAGCGGACTTCGTCGCGAAGGCGCCGGCCGATGGTTACACCCTCCTGTTTGGGACATCGGGCCCGCTTGCCATCAATGTGAGCCTGTACACGAAGCTCAGCTACGACCCGATCAAGAGCTTCGATCCGATCATCATGATCGGCAAAATGCCGAACGTGCTCTCGGTACATCCCTCGGTGCCGGCGCAGAACGTGCAGGATTTGATCGCATATGCGAAAGCGAACCCGGGAAAATTGAGCTTCTCCTCGTCCGGCAACGGCGCATCCACTCATCTCGCCGGAGTCATGTTCAACGCCGCTGCCGGCACAGATATTCTGCATGTGCCCTATCGCGGCGGCGCACCTGCGATAAACGATCTCGTCGGCGGCCAGGTTCAGATGAGCTTCGCCGATATTTTCGTTTCAGCCCCTCACATCAAGGCCGGAATCCTTCGCGCGCTCGGCGTCACGACGATCGAGCGGACGCCGGTCCTGCCCGATGTGCCGACCTTCGACGAGCAAGGTCTGAAGGGCTTCGACGTCAGCGTCTTCTTCGGCGTCGTCGCGCCGAAGGGCGTGCCTGAGCCGATCATTGAGAAGCTCAATGCGGCCTTCGTGGCTACCATGAATGACAGCTCGATCAAGCCGATCCTCGATGCGCAAGGGATCATCCCGGCGTCGTCGAACAGCCCCGCCTATCTGAGGAAGTTCATGGCGCAGGAAATTCCCAAATGGCGGGACGTGATTAACTCGATCGCATTGCGGATTGAATGA
- a CDS encoding tautomerase enzyme, with protein MTFIHVMSPQGRLTGQQRRVLAKTLTDAVLVPEVGRLVPQARRGYQVHFLERSLDMIAHGGELLSDQPSDVMVVDVVVMDCCWTRDDRATVIRNVLRALSDACELKDPPPGWWVNFRIIEEGNWGSRGGVLSFLDILQEGAAAFPPERAAAIRTALAIKERQINWRRRNDHRGHDPHRGA; from the coding sequence ATGACCTTTATCCATGTAATGAGCCCGCAAGGACGATTGACCGGCCAGCAGCGTCGGGTGCTGGCCAAGACGCTGACGGATGCCGTGCTGGTGCCGGAGGTCGGTCGGCTCGTTCCTCAGGCGCGGCGAGGTTACCAGGTGCATTTCCTCGAGCGGTCGCTCGACATGATCGCGCACGGCGGAGAGTTGCTGTCGGACCAACCGAGCGATGTCATGGTGGTGGATGTCGTCGTGATGGACTGCTGCTGGACCCGCGACGATCGAGCCACCGTCATTCGCAACGTTCTCAGGGCCCTCTCGGATGCTTGTGAGCTAAAGGATCCGCCTCCGGGCTGGTGGGTCAATTTCCGCATCATCGAAGAGGGCAACTGGGGCTCACGCGGTGGCGTGCTGTCGTTCCTCGATATTCTTCAGGAGGGCGCGGCAGCGTTCCCGCCCGAGCGGGCCGCGGCCATTCGAACCGCACTTGCCATCAAAGAACGACAGATAAACTGGAGGCGACGCAATGACCACCGAGGGCACGATCCGCACCGAGGCGCATGA
- a CDS encoding TetR/AcrR family transcriptional regulator, with product MTSDTRAKMVAGAADLMSRRGVNATSVREVVRHTGTPRGSISHHFPRGKQQLIEDAIVFAGAQVSGPLRHLTSERGAMAGLRAFIALWKKTLERTNYQAGCPILAVAVEEYMSDPSDQDTAGGQAVQRHLLDLAQGIFADWQEILSSALKQEGLTASRARRLATLVVASVEGTVAMCRAARSAEPLEEVSHELELVLKGAIGKL from the coding sequence ATGACGTCTGACACGAGAGCGAAAATGGTGGCCGGGGCCGCCGATCTGATGAGCCGCCGCGGCGTGAATGCGACGAGCGTGCGGGAAGTCGTGCGTCACACCGGCACGCCGCGCGGATCGATCAGCCATCATTTCCCCAGGGGCAAACAGCAGCTCATCGAAGATGCCATTGTCTTTGCGGGCGCCCAGGTCAGCGGTCCCCTGCGGCACCTCACTAGCGAACGGGGGGCCATGGCCGGCCTCCGCGCCTTCATCGCACTCTGGAAGAAGACGCTGGAGAGGACGAATTATCAGGCCGGATGTCCGATCCTGGCAGTCGCCGTCGAGGAATATATGAGCGACCCCTCCGATCAGGACACCGCCGGCGGACAGGCGGTCCAGCGCCACTTGCTGGATCTCGCTCAAGGCATCTTCGCGGATTGGCAGGAGATCCTGTCGAGTGCGCTGAAGCAGGAAGGTCTCACCGCGTCGCGCGCGCGGCGGCTCGCGACGCTGGTCGTGGCGTCCGTCGAGGGCACGGTCGCAATGTGCCGGGCCGCGCGGAGTGCCGAGCCGTTGGAGGAAGTCAGTCACGAGCTCGAACTCGTCTTGAAGGGCGCGATCGGAAAGCTATAG
- a CDS encoding 2-keto-4-pentenoate hydratase, with protein sequence MDQSTQRELARLLATLRREGRQQSGLDQRLVPPDKATAYRIAHMVEEELGWDVAGWKIAAMKEGLQRELRTDSPIYGRVYAPLVKESPVTVEHTRQCSPIPEVEYQAVLGADLPPRDTPYNLAEVRDAVVSLHPGVELAECRFVHDAAFPPLPAILADGAGSGTIAYGPPIENWRERDIAGQEVVLTCNGTLRRKGSAAIALDHPIVPVTWLANELSRTGIGLKAGQMISTGTVTGMLRPKAGETFVADFGPFGNVTVTYA encoded by the coding sequence ATGGATCAGTCGACCCAACGTGAGCTTGCCCGCCTGCTCGCAACCCTGCGGCGCGAAGGACGCCAGCAAAGCGGTCTCGATCAGCGTCTCGTGCCGCCCGACAAGGCGACCGCCTACCGTATCGCGCATATGGTCGAGGAGGAGCTCGGTTGGGACGTTGCGGGCTGGAAGATCGCTGCGATGAAGGAAGGGCTGCAGCGCGAGCTGCGCACGGACTCGCCGATCTATGGTCGGGTCTACGCTCCGCTCGTCAAGGAGTCGCCGGTGACGGTCGAGCATACACGGCAGTGCAGCCCCATTCCGGAAGTCGAATACCAGGCGGTGCTCGGCGCGGACCTTCCGCCGCGTGACACGCCTTACAATCTCGCGGAGGTCAGGGACGCCGTCGTTTCGCTGCATCCGGGCGTGGAATTGGCCGAGTGTCGCTTCGTCCATGACGCCGCATTTCCCCCTCTGCCGGCGATTCTTGCAGACGGAGCCGGAAGTGGGACCATCGCATACGGTCCGCCGATCGAGAATTGGCGGGAGCGCGATATTGCCGGCCAGGAGGTCGTGCTGACCTGCAACGGGACACTGAGGCGGAAAGGCAGTGCGGCGATCGCGCTCGACCATCCGATCGTGCCGGTGACGTGGCTCGCCAACGAGCTCTCGCGGACCGGCATCGGCCTGAAAGCCGGGCAGATGATCAGCACCGGAACGGTGACGGGAATGTTGAGACCGAAGGCCGGTGAGACGTTCGTTGCTGATTTTGGACCCTTCGGCAACGTGACGGTGACGTACGCGTGA
- a CDS encoding ABC transporter substrate-binding protein, with amino-acid sequence MRLVFGMLVAALAIEASVPARAQISGDVVKIGVLTDMSGIVSDATGEGSVVAAQLAAEEFGNRVAGKPIQIVFADHQLKPDVGASIARKWFEQDGVDAIADVPNSAVALAVQEVARTRSRVMLFSSPGTTALTNQFCSPTSVAWTFDTYALARGTAKAVVEGGGKTWYFVTADYAFGHQLQKDASAVVQANGGKVLGASAHPQGTTDFASFLLQAQASKANIVGLANAAGDTVATIKQAEEFGLTAGGQKMAAMLLLLTDVHSLGLPATQGTFLTTPFYWDLNEQTRAWSDKFAVRRKGQRPTFMQIGVYEAVRHYLQAIEATGSDDANTVTAKMRATPIESAFTHGATIREDGRVVRDMYLAEVKAPKESKGEWDLYKILRTIPAQDVTIPLTESTCPLVKR; translated from the coding sequence ATGAGACTCGTATTCGGGATGCTCGTCGCAGCACTGGCTATCGAGGCAAGCGTGCCTGCTCGCGCACAAATCTCCGGCGATGTCGTGAAGATCGGCGTGCTGACCGACATGTCGGGCATCGTCTCCGATGCCACGGGTGAAGGCTCCGTCGTCGCAGCTCAATTGGCTGCGGAGGAGTTCGGCAACCGCGTGGCAGGCAAGCCGATCCAGATCGTCTTCGCGGACCATCAGCTCAAGCCGGACGTTGGCGCCAGCATCGCCCGCAAATGGTTCGAGCAGGATGGCGTCGACGCCATCGCCGACGTTCCGAACTCCGCCGTCGCACTCGCGGTTCAGGAGGTCGCCCGCACCCGCTCCCGCGTCATGCTGTTCTCGTCGCCCGGGACGACGGCGCTCACCAATCAGTTCTGCTCACCAACCAGTGTCGCCTGGACCTTCGATACCTACGCCCTCGCCCGCGGAACGGCCAAGGCAGTGGTCGAAGGCGGCGGAAAAACCTGGTACTTCGTGACGGCCGACTATGCGTTTGGCCATCAGCTTCAGAAGGACGCCAGTGCCGTCGTTCAGGCCAATGGCGGCAAGGTGCTGGGAGCTTCCGCACACCCGCAAGGCACCACCGATTTCGCGTCCTTCCTCCTGCAGGCGCAGGCTTCGAAAGCCAACATCGTCGGCCTCGCAAATGCCGCCGGGGACACGGTCGCAACCATCAAGCAGGCCGAAGAGTTCGGCCTGACGGCGGGCGGGCAGAAGATGGCCGCGATGCTCCTGCTGCTCACCGACGTCCACTCGCTCGGCCTTCCTGCGACGCAAGGAACGTTCCTCACGACTCCCTTCTATTGGGATCTCAACGAACAGACCCGCGCCTGGTCGGACAAGTTCGCGGTCCGGCGCAAGGGGCAGCGGCCGACCTTCATGCAGATCGGCGTCTACGAGGCCGTCCGTCACTATCTGCAGGCCATCGAAGCAACCGGCTCGGACGACGCAAACACTGTAACCGCAAAGATGCGCGCAACACCCATCGAGAGCGCCTTCACGCACGGTGCCACGATCCGCGAGGACGGCCGCGTCGTTCGCGACATGTATCTCGCCGAGGTCAAGGCTCCCAAGGAGTCCAAGGGCGAGTGGGACCTCTACAAGATCCTGCGCACGATCCCGGCGCAAGACGTCACCATTCCGCTGACCGAAAGCACCTGCCCGCTCGTCAAGCGCTGA
- a CDS encoding AMP-binding protein has translation METTPPLDTVYDLVAAQASGTPDKTALTFVDVAADGTYRTEERSYSQLERNGAALARRLAALGLRRGDTFALMMANRPEFVEAMLAAAMLGAVFVPIDPRTIGEKLSFMLSHAECRGVICSAECAAAIADLGGNDLPWAVILTEQSAWPASIARVNLAYRDVLKEGGFSDRIGVSPTDPMMLMFTSGTTGNPKAVVISHGAYMSRARGMHGIELNADDVLYTGLSLTHINAQGTLRIGLTAGLPVVISRKFSKRHLWPICRRFGCTMFNILGGMIPEIYSSPEAPDDASNPVRLIISAGMPPDLWTEYERRYGVRICEIYGSTEGGGALTNPPGSGPIGSLGKPPPELEAVVFDDEGRRCPPMQPGELRFRRKDGVAIKTTYFRNPEASEAKVVDGWFRTGDVVHEDENGWFFFHYRIGGGVRRNGDFINTALVEATLIKSGLVSDVFVYGVATPRNVAGEKTLVAAVVPCAANFREADLLAYCGKSLQKRDIPEIFQVLDTIPKTISEKPIERACIERLREDGVLSRPAVEH, from the coding sequence GTGGAAACCACTCCTCCGCTCGATACGGTCTACGACCTCGTCGCCGCCCAGGCTTCGGGGACGCCTGACAAGACGGCCCTGACATTCGTGGACGTGGCGGCCGACGGCACCTATCGGACGGAGGAGCGCTCCTACTCCCAGTTGGAACGAAACGGCGCGGCGCTCGCGCGGCGTCTCGCAGCACTCGGTCTTCGGCGCGGCGACACGTTCGCGCTGATGATGGCCAATCGCCCGGAATTCGTCGAAGCCATGCTGGCCGCCGCAATGCTGGGCGCGGTCTTCGTGCCGATCGATCCCAGAACGATCGGCGAGAAGCTGAGCTTCATGCTGTCGCATGCCGAGTGCCGCGGCGTCATCTGCTCGGCCGAATGTGCAGCCGCCATTGCCGACCTCGGAGGCAACGACCTCCCCTGGGCCGTGATCCTGACCGAGCAAAGCGCTTGGCCTGCCTCGATTGCGCGGGTGAACCTGGCTTACCGGGATGTGTTGAAGGAAGGCGGATTCAGCGACCGGATCGGCGTTTCACCGACCGATCCCATGATGCTGATGTTCACGTCGGGCACGACGGGCAACCCCAAAGCCGTCGTGATATCCCACGGCGCCTATATGAGCCGGGCACGCGGCATGCACGGCATCGAGCTCAATGCCGATGATGTGCTCTACACCGGCCTGTCGCTGACGCACATCAACGCCCAGGGCACGCTTCGCATCGGCCTGACGGCAGGCTTGCCGGTCGTCATCAGTCGCAAATTCAGCAAGCGGCATCTCTGGCCGATCTGCCGGAGGTTCGGCTGCACCATGTTCAACATTCTGGGCGGCATGATTCCAGAGATCTACAGCAGCCCGGAAGCGCCCGATGATGCGAGCAACCCGGTCCGGCTGATCATCAGCGCGGGCATGCCGCCCGACCTCTGGACGGAGTATGAGCGCCGTTATGGCGTGAGGATCTGCGAGATCTACGGCTCGACCGAAGGCGGCGGCGCCCTCACCAATCCGCCCGGATCCGGACCGATCGGCAGCCTGGGTAAGCCGCCACCCGAACTCGAAGCCGTCGTGTTCGATGATGAGGGACGGCGCTGCCCACCGATGCAGCCCGGCGAGCTGCGCTTTCGGCGCAAGGATGGCGTGGCCATCAAGACGACGTATTTCAGAAATCCGGAGGCGAGCGAGGCAAAGGTTGTCGATGGCTGGTTCCGCACCGGCGACGTCGTGCACGAAGACGAGAATGGCTGGTTCTTTTTCCATTACCGGATCGGCGGCGGCGTCCGTCGCAACGGCGATTTCATCAACACCGCTCTGGTCGAGGCGACTCTGATCAAGTCAGGCCTCGTCTCCGACGTCTTCGTCTATGGCGTCGCGACGCCCCGGAACGTCGCGGGAGAGAAGACGCTGGTTGCCGCTGTCGTGCCGTGCGCCGCCAATTTCAGAGAAGCAGATCTCCTGGCCTATTGCGGCAAGTCGCTGCAGAAGCGAGACATCCCCGAGATATTTCAGGTGCTGGATACCATTCCGAAGACTATCTCCGAGAAGCCGATCGAGCGAGCCTGTATCGAGCGACTGCGGGAGGATGGTGTGCTGAGCCGACCGGCGGTCGAGCATTGA
- a CDS encoding sugar ABC transporter substrate-binding protein, protein MKFRTFLAAAAVLALAASSAPAADKDAADTAVEAAKKYAGTTISIVWEAGLQSLDPLNYSGPQWEKLTGIKVKVVEVPTDQMFTKIVQDFKSGAGAYDALNVIPSWMPDLARAGALEPLDKYVDKFGYRDELQDIAAAYRDNQMQYDGKIYGFPDDGDVMLLYYRKDIFEDPKMKDDFKAKFGYELAPPKDWKQFDEIGQFITDKMAPKVYGAGFFRTAPYPQYMFQERFRMEGGKFFNADTMKASVNSDVGLKVFKQMLAENKFMPPGVEQWNFVDNLAAFLQGTTAMTISWPPYGRWAAGYGSGEEALKWVPKSQVAGKVGYALTPLGRPELGVGFDLSVSATSKNKEAAYLFIQWLNSKKTSLERVQLPYTLRDPFRFSHYASEKYRALWPDAPAYLDTIKTSGEKGLLDLSLLQQDKYDEAMTKAISSLWAGEDPKAILDRMAQQFDAITEKVGIENQKAVYKVWAAKPGAYPQ, encoded by the coding sequence ATGAAGTTCAGGACGTTTCTCGCCGCGGCCGCAGTGCTAGCGCTGGCTGCAAGTTCAGCCCCGGCCGCCGACAAGGATGCCGCCGACACAGCGGTGGAAGCCGCGAAGAAGTACGCGGGTACAACGATCAGCATCGTTTGGGAGGCCGGTCTGCAGTCGCTCGACCCGCTGAACTATTCCGGCCCGCAATGGGAGAAGCTCACCGGCATCAAGGTGAAAGTGGTCGAGGTGCCGACCGACCAGATGTTCACCAAGATCGTGCAGGATTTCAAATCGGGCGCCGGAGCCTATGACGCGCTGAACGTCATTCCGTCCTGGATGCCTGATCTAGCACGTGCCGGCGCGCTCGAGCCGCTCGACAAATATGTCGACAAGTTCGGCTATCGTGACGAGTTGCAGGACATCGCCGCCGCCTATCGCGACAACCAGATGCAGTACGACGGGAAGATCTACGGCTTCCCGGACGATGGCGACGTGATGTTGCTCTATTACCGGAAGGACATCTTCGAGGATCCGAAGATGAAGGACGATTTCAAGGCCAAGTTCGGTTACGAGCTCGCTCCGCCAAAGGACTGGAAGCAGTTCGACGAGATCGGCCAATTCATCACCGACAAGATGGCGCCCAAGGTCTACGGCGCCGGCTTCTTCCGCACGGCGCCCTATCCGCAATACATGTTCCAGGAGCGCTTCCGTATGGAGGGAGGCAAGTTCTTCAACGCAGACACCATGAAAGCGTCGGTGAACAGCGACGTCGGCCTTAAGGTGTTCAAGCAGATGCTGGCGGAGAACAAGTTCATGCCGCCTGGCGTCGAGCAGTGGAATTTCGTCGACAACCTAGCTGCGTTCCTTCAGGGCACAACCGCGATGACGATCTCCTGGCCGCCCTACGGCCGCTGGGCCGCGGGCTACGGCTCAGGCGAAGAGGCGTTGAAGTGGGTGCCGAAATCCCAAGTCGCCGGCAAGGTCGGCTACGCACTCACGCCTCTCGGTCGCCCGGAGCTCGGCGTCGGCTTCGACTTGTCGGTGTCGGCCACCAGCAAGAACAAGGAGGCCGCGTATCTCTTCATCCAGTGGCTGAACAGCAAGAAGACCAGCCTGGAGCGCGTCCAGCTCCCCTATACGCTGCGCGATCCGTTCCGCTTCTCGCACTACGCGAGCGAGAAATACCGCGCGCTCTGGCCTGACGCTCCAGCCTATCTCGATACGATCAAGACGTCGGGCGAAAAGGGCCTGCTCGATCTCTCGCTGCTGCAACAGGACAAGTACGATGAGGCGATGACCAAGGCGATCTCGAGCCTCTGGGCCGGCGAAGATCCCAAGGCCATTCTCGACCGCATGGCGCAGCAATTCGACGCGATCACCGAGAAAGTCGGCATCGAGAACCAGAAAGCCGTCTACAAGGTCTGGGCCGCGAAGCCCGGCGCCTATCCGCAATAG
- a CDS encoding VOC family protein yields MTTPENEWQYPYGTKQRYHLQHVHLFASNVDATIDFYKTWFDAEVMWDGDVAGARNVFIKVGIGALHLYDQLPRGEGKNAVHHLGMQVVGIDELYDRMKAAGLHIPNPIRRLGGGGGYFMLGAPDGVVIEIFEPGKLREPVVRSYYGFGG; encoded by the coding sequence ATGACGACACCCGAGAACGAGTGGCAGTATCCCTACGGCACCAAACAGCGCTATCACCTGCAACATGTGCATCTGTTTGCATCCAACGTCGATGCCACGATCGACTTCTACAAAACTTGGTTCGATGCCGAGGTGATGTGGGACGGCGACGTCGCGGGCGCGCGTAACGTCTTCATCAAAGTGGGCATCGGCGCGCTGCACCTCTACGATCAGCTTCCGCGCGGCGAAGGCAAGAATGCCGTCCATCATCTGGGCATGCAGGTCGTCGGCATCGACGAGCTCTACGATCGCATGAAGGCCGCGGGCCTGCATATTCCCAATCCCATCCGCCGGCTCGGCGGTGGCGGCGGCTATTTCATGCTCGGCGCGCCCGACGGCGTCGTCATCGAGATCTTCGAGCCCGGCAAGCTTCGCGAGCCGGTGGTCCGCAGCTACTACGGCTTCGGGGGTTGA
- a CDS encoding acyl-CoA dehydrogenase family protein: MTVHAGLARREASSRRSMALAPTCRGLNYYTIDQSVRDLLPLYMDAPLLAYLDPHLTELGALAGTTLHDLSDQAERHQPVLHSRDGYGRDEEWVEYHPAYREMERIAFGQFGMHAMCNRAGVLGWPSAMPPIAKYVFHYLFSQAEFGLLCPVNLTDSSSELVRRFGSAELHERYLPGMWSQDPATLLKCAQFMTEKAGGSDVGAAELTAVRDGAHWKLYGEKWFCSNADAELAVLLARPEGAVGGGRGLGLFLMPKTLPDGSRNAYRIMRLKDKLGSRTMASGEIVFDGAVAYQLGELDQGLKHMLVMVNSSRVSHLARAAGMMRRCLNEALQASRHRNAFGRAVVDHPLMRRQLVKLMVPTEQALSALLYSATAPEKVLRLLTPIVKYRACRDNVTVATGAMEARGGNGYIEDWPNARLVRDAHLGLIWEGTSNINALDAVQRAVGKVGAHAALRDDLATRLGDTQGVPGQFRTRLDGAINSALRFAEEVASDNENERFCRLAAGKLYHAVTAALFIEDGLQLAASGGDTRRLLLARFVLEHRLQEPNTLNLDGQRWEDEAIDLLLGEAPVPLSRAAALLVR; this comes from the coding sequence ATGACCGTTCATGCCGGTTTGGCCCGTCGCGAAGCGTCGTCCCGGCGCTCGATGGCGTTAGCGCCCACCTGCCGCGGGCTGAACTACTATACCATCGACCAAAGCGTTCGGGATCTGCTTCCTCTCTACATGGACGCGCCGTTGCTGGCGTACCTCGATCCGCATCTCACCGAGCTCGGCGCGCTCGCTGGCACCACGCTGCACGACCTTTCCGATCAAGCCGAGCGCCACCAGCCCGTTCTGCACTCCCGCGACGGCTATGGCCGCGACGAGGAGTGGGTCGAATATCACCCGGCCTACCGGGAGATGGAGCGGATCGCATTCGGGCAGTTCGGCATGCACGCGATGTGCAACCGCGCTGGCGTGCTGGGCTGGCCGTCGGCGATGCCGCCGATCGCGAAGTACGTGTTTCACTACCTGTTTTCCCAGGCCGAGTTCGGCCTGCTGTGTCCGGTGAACCTCACCGACAGCTCGTCCGAGCTGGTGCGACGCTTCGGCAGTGCCGAGCTGCATGAGCGCTATCTTCCGGGGATGTGGAGCCAGGATCCGGCCACACTGCTCAAATGCGCGCAGTTCATGACGGAGAAGGCCGGCGGCTCCGATGTCGGTGCGGCCGAGCTGACCGCGGTGCGCGATGGCGCGCACTGGAAGCTCTACGGTGAAAAATGGTTCTGCTCCAATGCCGATGCGGAGCTTGCCGTGTTGCTGGCACGGCCGGAGGGGGCAGTCGGCGGCGGGCGGGGCCTCGGCCTGTTCCTGATGCCGAAGACGCTGCCGGATGGCAGCCGCAACGCGTATCGCATCATGCGGCTCAAGGACAAGCTCGGCAGCCGTACCATGGCGAGCGGCGAGATCGTGTTTGACGGCGCGGTGGCCTATCAACTCGGTGAGCTCGACCAGGGCCTGAAGCACATGCTGGTGATGGTGAATTCCAGCCGCGTCTCGCATCTGGCGCGCGCCGCCGGCATGATGCGCCGCTGCCTAAATGAGGCGCTTCAAGCCTCCCGCCACCGTAACGCTTTCGGCCGCGCCGTGGTCGATCATCCCCTCATGCGCCGGCAACTCGTGAAACTGATGGTGCCGACCGAGCAGGCGCTTTCGGCGCTGCTCTATTCGGCAACTGCGCCGGAGAAGGTGCTGCGGCTGTTGACGCCGATCGTCAAGTACCGGGCTTGCCGCGACAATGTCACGGTGGCGACCGGCGCGATGGAGGCACGTGGCGGCAACGGCTATATCGAGGACTGGCCGAATGCGCGGCTGGTGCGCGATGCCCATCTCGGCCTGATCTGGGAGGGCACCAGCAACATCAACGCGCTCGACGCCGTGCAGCGCGCAGTCGGAAAGGTCGGCGCGCATGCCGCTTTGCGCGACGACCTTGCGACCCGGCTTGGGGACACGCAGGGAGTTCCCGGCCAATTCCGCACGCGGCTCGACGGTGCGATCAATTCCGCACTGCGCTTTGCGGAGGAGGTTGCGTCCGACAATGAGAACGAGCGTTTCTGCCGGCTTGCTGCGGGCAAGCTCTATCATGCCGTTACAGCCGCGCTGTTCATCGAGGACGGCTTGCAGCTGGCTGCATCCGGCGGCGATACCCGTCGCTTGCTGCTCGCCCGCTTCGTGCTCGAGCATCGCTTGCAAGAACCGAATACGCTGAACCTCGACGGTCAACGCTGGGAGGACGAGGCGATCGACCTGCTGTTGGGTGAGGCCCCCGTGCCGTTGTCGCGCGCGGCAGCGCTCCTTGTGAGGTGA